In one Scomber japonicus isolate fScoJap1 chromosome 6, fScoJap1.pri, whole genome shotgun sequence genomic region, the following are encoded:
- the pld3 gene encoding 5'-3' exonuclease PLD3, producing MKTDIPYNQLMDLEWRRQESNRKAQAYSRCVIALATVATVLLAATALYNILTQKDPSSHPTLSSSLHVGQGESCSDPCKIILLESIPEGLEFNSSTTNPSIYQAWLNLMSEARSSIDIASFYWTLTNKDTGTHHPTAYQGETVLKELAKLSGQLSVRIAVNTPQESQPQDDLRLLNDSGADIRTVNMRQLTTGVLHTKFWVVDKKHIYIGSANMDWRSLTQVKELGVVVYNCSCLAADLGKIFEAYWFLGESQSIPSPWPSSFSTLYNKDTPLQLPLNDTPSSVYLSSSPPSFCAAGRTPDLQSILSVMDDAQSFIYIAVMNYLPTMEFSHPKRYWEDIDTQLRRVAYERQVKVRLLISCWGSTQPVMLSFLKSLASVYDFKTKLDIQVRLFVVPASPEQKEIPFARVNHNKYMVTDKVAYIGTSNWSGDYFVHTAGSALVVNQTASQSQEPTVQSQLKAVFERDWSSDYSTPVTQHTNLKNIC from the exons ATGAAGACGGATATCCCTTACAACCAG CTGATGGACTTGGAGTGGAGGAGACAAGAATCCAACAGGAAGGCACAGGCG TATTCTCGCTGTGTGATAGCGCTGGCCACTGTGGCAACAGTGCTGCTGGCCGCCACGGCTCTTTATAACATCCTGACACAGAAAGATCCCTCCAGCCACCCTACACTGAGCAGCAGCCTCCATGTGGGCCAGGGCGAGTCCTGCTCAGACCCCTGCAA GATCATTCTGTTGGAGAGCATCCCTGAAGGGTTGGAGTTTAATTCCAGCACCACTAACCCCTCTATCTACCAGGCGTGGCTCAATCTGATGAGCGAGGCTCGCAGCAGCATCGACATCGCCTCCTTTTACTGGACGCTCACCAACAAAGACACCGGCACTCACCATCCAACAGCCTATCAG GGTGAGACCGTTCTAAAGGAACTAGCCAAACTTTCAGGGCAGTTGTCTGTTCGCATCGCCGTCAACACGCCACAGGAGAGTCAACCACAGGATGACCTCAGACTGCTCAACGACTCAG gaGCTGATATCAGGACAGTAAATATGAGACAACTGACAACAGGGGTCCTCCACACCAAGTTCTGGGTAGTGGacaagaaacacatttacattggtAGTGCCAACATGGACTGGAGATCCctcacacag GTGAAGGAGCTGGGCGTGGTGGTCTACAACTGCAGCTGCTTGGCGGCAGACCTGGGTAAGATCTTTGAAGCGTACTGGTTCCTGGGGGAGAGTCAATCAATCCCGTCACCGTGGCCCTCCAGCTTCTCCACCCTCTACAACAAGGACACCCCCCTGCAGCTGCCACTCAACGACACGCCGTCCAGCGTCTACCTGTCG AGTTCCCCTCCGTCCTTCTGTGCAGCCGGCAGGACCCCGGACCTTCAGTCCATCCTCAGTGTGATGGATGATGCCCAGAGCTTCATCTACATAGCTGTCATGAACTACCTGCCCACAATGGAGTTCTCACATCCTAAAAG GTACTGGGAAGACATTGACACCCAGTTGAGGCGAGTTGCATACGAGAGGCAGGTCAAAGTGCGCCTGCTGATCAGCTGCTGGGGCAGCACCCAGCCGGTCATGTTGTCCTTCCTGAAGTCTCTGGCCTCGGTTTACGACTTCAAGACCAAACTTGACATCCAGGTG AGACTGTTTGTGGTGCCTGCCAGCCCTGAGCAGAAAGAGATTCCCTTTGCCAGAGTCAATCACAACAAGTACATGGTGACTGACAAGGTTGCTTATATAG GTACATCTAACTGGTCAGGGGACTACTTTGTACACACAGCTGGCTCAGCATTGGTTGTCAACCAGACTGCATCACAGTCCCAGGAGCCAACGGTCCAATCACAGCTAAAAGCCGTTTTTGAGAGAGACTGGAGCTCTGACTACAGCACTCCTGTCACCCAGCACACAAACCTCAAAAATATCTGTTAG